The Acidobacteriota bacterium genome has a segment encoding these proteins:
- a CDS encoding DUF4438 domain-containing protein produces MRTKRTLGIAAFLVGIIAAAALAAGPDPAARTVATNRDRVLAVAVQGQVAPAQPSRGYLATWDGKPKMAVGTGGINYNLRLGDRVFGWAGGDRATVGVAAESVGENRSGSDAWLSHAGIGNEVRVVGGEARGGKGVVVGKFGSYVLTQFPEDVLDRLAVGDRLQVKADSMGLEIEGFKDVFIHGLSPDLLDKLGLRIVGDRIEAPVVKKIPAEIVGQGSGSLALSGNWHIQTCFPPDIRKYGLDELRFGDLVLLEDTQSDYGRGYYKGGATVGVVCAGPSDQSGLGIGVTAILSSRFGKLAGRLDPEANIGKFLGLPLSNGGSAAPPAPAPARAAARKPVTSLRINKDSLIVTAVEGVVQPASSRDYTVTYDGQPSLLIGMASINYRVSIGDSVYGWAQGDHVEPDVTIQGRDRPSPSECALALLACIGNEAEVLSGEARGAKGIYIGRHAGADDKVWFPREAVEKLALNDRVRVKAKGVGLRIEGFEDVKVNKLCPEVFEKLGLTVENGEIVVPVVMEVPGYIMGSGFGAQPVEMVDYDIQTTCPEVVEQFGLKKLRIGDVVAIRDHSDVYSPGRYAGAVTIGTIIHGFSAMAGHGPGVNPILSAMPGRIRVKIDPNANLAYCLGIKPRPN; encoded by the coding sequence ATGAGAACGAAGCGGACGCTCGGCATCGCCGCATTCCTCGTCGGCATCATCGCGGCCGCGGCCCTGGCCGCGGGCCCGGACCCGGCGGCCCGGACGGTCGCCACGAACCGGGACAGGGTCCTGGCCGTGGCCGTCCAGGGCCAGGTCGCGCCGGCCCAGCCCTCGCGCGGGTATTTGGCGACCTGGGACGGCAAGCCCAAGATGGCCGTCGGCACGGGCGGCATCAACTACAACCTGCGGCTCGGCGACCGCGTCTTCGGCTGGGCCGGAGGCGACCGGGCGACCGTGGGCGTCGCGGCCGAAAGCGTCGGCGAGAACCGTTCGGGCTCGGACGCCTGGCTGTCCCACGCCGGCATCGGCAACGAGGTCCGCGTCGTCGGCGGGGAGGCCCGCGGCGGCAAGGGCGTCGTCGTCGGCAAGTTCGGGAGCTACGTCCTGACCCAATTCCCCGAGGACGTCCTGGACCGCCTGGCTGTCGGCGATCGCCTCCAGGTCAAGGCCGACTCGATGGGCCTGGAGATCGAGGGCTTCAAGGACGTCTTCATCCACGGCCTGTCGCCCGATCTGCTGGACAAGCTTGGCCTGCGCATCGTCGGCGACAGGATCGAGGCCCCGGTCGTCAAGAAGATCCCGGCCGAGATCGTCGGCCAGGGCTCGGGCTCCCTGGCCCTGTCCGGCAACTGGCACATCCAGACCTGCTTCCCGCCAGACATCAGGAAGTACGGCCTCGACGAGCTGCGCTTCGGCGACTTGGTCCTTCTCGAGGACACCCAGTCGGACTACGGCCGGGGTTACTACAAGGGCGGCGCCACGGTCGGCGTCGTCTGCGCCGGGCCCAGCGACCAGTCGGGGCTGGGGATAGGCGTGACGGCCATCCTGTCCAGCCGGTTCGGCAAGCTCGCCGGCCGGCTCGACCCGGAGGCCAACATCGGGAAGTTCCTCGGCCTGCCGCTCTCGAACGGCGGGTCGGCCGCGCCGCCGGCCCCAGCCCCGGCCAGGGCCGCGGCCCGCAAGCCGGTCACGAGCCTGAGGATCAACAAGGACAGCCTGATCGTCACCGCGGTAGAAGGCGTGGTCCAGCCCGCCTCGTCGCGCGACTACACCGTGACCTACGACGGCCAGCCGTCGCTCCTCATCGGCATGGCTTCGATCAACTACCGGGTCTCCATCGGCGACTCGGTCTATGGCTGGGCCCAGGGCGACCACGTCGAGCCCGACGTCACGATCCAGGGCCGGGACCGGCCGTCGCCGAGCGAGTGCGCCCTGGCCCTGCTGGCCTGCATCGGCAACGAGGCCGAGGTCCTGAGCGGCGAGGCGCGCGGCGCGAAGGGGATCTACATCGGCCGTCACGCCGGCGCCGACGACAAGGTCTGGTTCCCCAGGGAAGCCGTCGAGAAGCTGGCCCTGAACGACCGCGTCCGGGTCAAGGCCAAGGGCGTCGGCCTCAGGATCGAGGGCTTCGAGGACGTCAAGGTCAACAAGCTCTGCCCCGAGGTTTTCGAGAAGCTCGGCCTGACCGTCGAGAACGGCGAGATCGTCGTGCCCGTGGTCATGGAGGTGCCCGGATACATCATGGGCTCCGGGTTCGGCGCCCAGCCGGTCGAGATGGTCGATTACGACATCCAGACGACCTGCCCGGAGGTCGTCGAGCAGTTCGGCCTGAAGAAGCTCCGGATCGGGGACGTCGTGGCCATCCGGGACCACTCGGACGTCTACTCACCCGGCCGGTACGCGGGCGCGGTGACCATCGGCACGATCATCCACGGCTTCAGCGCCATGGCCGGGCACGGCCCCGGCGTCAACCCCATCCTCAGCGCGATGCCCGGCCGGATCAGGGTCAAGATCGATCCGAACGCCAACCTGGCCTATTGCCTCGGGATCAAGCCCCGGCCGAACTGA
- a CDS encoding ABC transporter permease has product MLLKSILLALQSIKRNVMRSFLTMLGIVIGVAAVITMVTLGNGATKAISNQIASLGSNLLMVMPRMEFRPGSSATAQPFENRDVEAIREQISSLKAVAPMVESSATVVYGANNWSTSATGTTNDYFTASNWTFAAGRPFSEAEIQSGKAVCVIGETIRKELFAGKDPVGASLRVKGFGAEVIGVLKSKGQGGMGRDQDDMIVMPLRTVQRRIAGNQKINMMMLSVKDGVLSDDVVNQLKLLLRERRRITAGEEDDFEVMDTKEIAQTLSGTTKTLTGLLGAVAAVSLLVGGIGIMNIMLVSVTERTREIGIRLAVGALENEVLLQFMVEAITLACVGGLVGIAGATGTSMILAHAMDVPYVFNPGINILSFFFSAAIGILFGFMPARRAAKLNPIVALRHE; this is encoded by the coding sequence ATGCTTCTAAAATCCATCCTGCTGGCCCTCCAGTCGATCAAGCGCAACGTCATGCGGTCCTTCCTGACGATGCTCGGCATCGTCATCGGCGTCGCCGCGGTCATCACCATGGTCACGCTGGGCAATGGCGCGACCAAGGCCATCTCCAACCAGATCGCCAGCCTGGGCAGCAACCTGCTCATGGTCATGCCCCGGATGGAGTTCCGCCCCGGCTCGAGCGCGACGGCCCAGCCGTTCGAGAACCGCGACGTCGAGGCCATCCGGGAGCAGATCAGCTCGCTCAAGGCCGTGGCGCCCATGGTCGAGAGCAGCGCCACCGTCGTCTACGGCGCCAACAACTGGTCCACGTCGGCCACAGGCACGACCAACGACTATTTCACGGCCTCGAACTGGACGTTCGCCGCCGGCCGGCCGTTCAGCGAGGCCGAGATCCAGAGCGGCAAGGCCGTCTGCGTCATCGGCGAGACCATCCGCAAGGAGCTCTTCGCCGGCAAGGACCCGGTCGGCGCCTCGCTGCGGGTCAAGGGCTTCGGCGCCGAGGTCATCGGCGTGCTGAAGAGCAAGGGCCAGGGCGGCATGGGCCGCGACCAGGACGACATGATCGTCATGCCGCTGCGCACGGTCCAGCGGCGGATCGCCGGCAACCAGAAGATCAACATGATGATGCTCTCGGTCAAGGACGGCGTCCTGTCCGACGACGTCGTCAATCAGCTCAAGCTCCTGCTGCGGGAGCGGCGCCGGATCACGGCCGGCGAGGAGGACGACTTCGAGGTCATGGACACCAAGGAGATCGCCCAGACCCTGTCAGGCACGACCAAGACGCTGACCGGGCTCCTCGGCGCCGTGGCGGCGGTCAGCCTGCTCGTCGGCGGCATCGGCATCATGAACATCATGCTGGTCTCGGTCACCGAGCGGACCCGCGAGATCGGCATCCGCCTGGCCGTCGGGGCCCTGGAGAACGAGGTCCTGCTCCAGTTCATGGTCGAGGCCATCACCCTGGCCTGCGTCGGCGGGCTGGTCGGGATCGCCGGGGCGACCGGCACATCCATGATCCTGGCCCATGCCATGGACGTGCCCTACGTCTTCAACCCCGGCATCAACATCCTGTCGTTCTTCTTCTCGGCCGCGATCGGGATCCTCTTCGGGTTCATGCCGGCCCGGCGCGCGGCCAAGCTCAATCCCATCGTCGCCCTGCGCCACGAGTGA
- a CDS encoding ABC transporter ATP-binding protein: MANNGTPLIELAGLTKSYGEGAAQIMALNGVDLRVEEGDFVAIMGPSGSGKSTVMNILGCLDTPTGGAYLFRGVHVERMTGRQRTLLRRYFLGFVFQGFNLLARTSAIENVELPLLYRGVPKAERHRAASAALAQVGLTGWEKHTPAELSGGQQQRVAIARALVTDPEILLADEPTGNLDSKRGREIMDLLVSLNKDRGLTILMVTHDHDMARYAHRVIRFVDGVVERDDTNGRAL, translated from the coding sequence ATGGCGAACAACGGCACGCCGCTGATCGAGCTCGCGGGACTGACCAAGTCCTACGGCGAGGGCGCGGCCCAGATCATGGCCCTCAACGGGGTCGACCTGCGGGTCGAAGAGGGCGACTTCGTGGCCATCATGGGACCGAGCGGCTCGGGCAAGTCGACGGTCATGAACATCCTGGGCTGCCTCGACACGCCGACCGGCGGGGCCTACCTCTTCCGCGGCGTCCATGTCGAACGGATGACAGGCCGCCAGCGGACGCTGCTCCGGCGCTATTTCCTGGGCTTCGTCTTTCAGGGGTTCAACCTCCTGGCGCGGACGTCGGCCATCGAGAACGTCGAGCTGCCCCTGCTCTACCGGGGCGTGCCCAAGGCCGAGCGTCATCGGGCCGCCTCGGCCGCCCTGGCCCAGGTCGGCCTGACGGGCTGGGAAAAGCACACGCCGGCGGAGCTCTCGGGCGGTCAGCAGCAGCGCGTGGCCATCGCCCGGGCCCTGGTGACGGACCCGGAGATCCTGCTGGCCGACGAGCCCACCGGCAATCTCGATTCCAAGCGCGGCCGCGAGATCATGGACCTGCTGGTGTCGCTCAACAAGGACCGCGGCCTGACCATCCTGATGGTCACGCACGACCATGACATGGCCCGCTACGCGCACCGCGTCATCCGCTTCGTCGACGGGGTCGTCGAACGCGACGATACCAACGGGAGGGCCCTCTGA
- a CDS encoding efflux RND transporter periplasmic adaptor subunit: MSNAKTNSDELMAKVLGTDEQSGRVRRLKRWLIPAAVIVILALAVLVAGWLRRSGAKVEYVTADVVRGNLTVTVQATGNLAPTKEITVGSEVSGQIIEVNVDDNDKVTKGQVLAQIDLSKLNDEVARSKASLTSAEATLTQTRATVAEAKATLDRMKDVQTLSGGKVPAKTEMDSAEASYQRAVADEASARANVENARATLNYNQTNVKKATITSPVDGVVLERKVEPGQTVQASFSAPELFTIAENLAQMKLEVDVDEADVGDVRAGQTATFKVDTYPNRTYQAVVQRVRLGSTTTSGIVSYEAVLTFSNDDLSLRPGMTANAEIVTLNRENVVLAPAAAFRWSPPAAAAGAPARKNGGLVGSLMPGPPDRDRQQKVAGAVTSTDKEQTLWALKDGRPEAVRVTVGASNGRLTEITSGGIEPGAKVITETAVAVK; encoded by the coding sequence ATGAGCAATGCCAAGACGAATTCCGACGAATTGATGGCCAAGGTCCTGGGGACGGACGAACAGTCCGGCCGCGTCCGCCGGCTGAAACGCTGGCTTATCCCCGCGGCCGTGATCGTTATCCTGGCGCTGGCCGTGCTGGTCGCCGGCTGGCTTCGCCGCAGCGGCGCCAAGGTCGAATACGTCACCGCCGACGTCGTCCGGGGCAACCTGACGGTCACGGTCCAGGCGACGGGCAACCTGGCCCCGACCAAGGAGATCACGGTCGGCAGCGAGGTCTCCGGGCAGATCATCGAGGTCAACGTCGACGACAACGACAAGGTCACCAAGGGCCAGGTCCTGGCCCAGATCGACCTGTCGAAGCTCAACGACGAAGTGGCCCGGTCGAAGGCCAGCCTGACCTCGGCCGAGGCGACGCTGACCCAGACCCGGGCGACCGTGGCCGAGGCCAAGGCCACCCTCGACCGGATGAAGGATGTCCAGACCCTGTCCGGCGGCAAGGTGCCGGCCAAGACGGAGATGGACTCGGCCGAGGCGAGCTACCAGCGGGCCGTGGCCGACGAGGCCAGCGCCCGGGCCAACGTCGAGAACGCCCGGGCCACGCTGAACTACAACCAGACGAACGTCAAGAAGGCGACCATCACCTCGCCCGTGGACGGCGTCGTCCTGGAGCGCAAGGTCGAGCCCGGCCAGACGGTCCAGGCCTCGTTCTCGGCCCCGGAGCTATTCACCATCGCCGAGAACCTGGCCCAGATGAAGCTCGAGGTCGATGTCGACGAAGCCGACGTGGGCGACGTCCGGGCCGGCCAGACCGCGACCTTCAAGGTAGACACCTACCCGAATCGGACCTACCAGGCGGTCGTCCAGCGGGTCCGCCTGGGCTCGACGACGACGTCGGGCATCGTCTCCTACGAGGCCGTCCTGACCTTCAGCAACGACGACCTGAGCCTCCGTCCCGGCATGACCGCCAATGCCGAGATCGTCACCCTCAACCGTGAGAACGTCGTCCTGGCGCCGGCCGCGGCCTTCCGCTGGTCCCCGCCGGCGGCCGCCGCCGGGGCGCCGGCCCGCAAGAACGGCGGCCTGGTCGGCAGCCTGATGCCGGGCCCTCCCGACCGGGACCGCCAGCAGAAGGTCGCCGGCGCGGTCACCTCGACGGACAAGGAGCAGACGCTCTGGGCCCTCAAGGACGGCCGGCCGGAAGCGGTCCGCGTCACGGTCGGCGCCTCCAACGGCCGCCTGACCGAGATCACCTCGGGCGGCATAGAGCCGGGCGCCAAGGTCATCACCGAAACGGCCGTGGCCGTGAAGTAA
- a CDS encoding efflux transporter outer membrane subunit, whose protein sequence is MKKNAWLIILLSGLALASCAVGPKYRARTPEQMNVPAAWHAALPEGAHAGELAAWWTTLDDPVLTGLVDEAVKNSPTMDLARARLRESRAQRKVAAAALYPTVSGRGSATTSRTGDAGANTMYQAGFDASWEPDVFGATRRSLQASTAELQAASANLHDTQVSLAAEVATNYIQVRSLQSRIANATENLALQAETREIAGWRYQAGLVSEQDYEQAKSSEAQTRAQIPSLETSLAEARNRIAVLLGRPPGAADERLAAPAPVPALPEAVIVGIPADVLRQRPDVRAAERTLAAQTARLGAAVAAQFPSFSLSGSLGIEGVTLAALTGGAPLIRSLAASVAQTIFAGGRIRQQIKVQSAVQEQALASYESTVLTALEDVENALVSLARNRERYGHLKTADEAARSAALYARQRYQAGLVDYTSVVSTLQNLISASDSLKTCEADITTSLVQLYKAFGGGWTSDEGKTR, encoded by the coding sequence ATGAAGAAAAATGCTTGGCTGATCATCCTCTTGTCCGGGCTGGCGCTGGCCTCGTGCGCCGTCGGGCCGAAGTACCGGGCCCGGACGCCCGAACAGATGAACGTCCCGGCGGCCTGGCACGCCGCCCTGCCCGAGGGGGCGCACGCCGGCGAGCTGGCGGCCTGGTGGACGACGCTCGACGATCCGGTCCTGACCGGGCTTGTCGACGAGGCCGTCAAGAACAGCCCGACCATGGATCTGGCCCGGGCCCGGCTGCGCGAATCGCGGGCCCAGCGCAAGGTGGCCGCGGCCGCCCTCTACCCGACGGTCAGCGGCCGGGGAAGCGCGACGACCTCCAGGACGGGGGACGCGGGGGCGAACACGATGTACCAGGCCGGCTTCGACGCCAGCTGGGAGCCGGACGTCTTCGGCGCGACGCGGCGCTCCCTCCAGGCCTCGACCGCCGAGCTCCAGGCCGCCTCCGCCAACCTGCACGATACCCAGGTCTCGCTGGCCGCCGAGGTGGCGACCAATTATATCCAGGTCAGATCGCTGCAGTCCCGGATCGCGAACGCCACGGAGAATCTGGCCCTCCAGGCGGAAACCCGCGAGATCGCCGGCTGGCGCTACCAGGCCGGACTCGTCAGCGAGCAGGATTACGAGCAGGCCAAGTCGTCGGAAGCCCAGACGCGGGCCCAGATCCCGTCGCTCGAGACGAGCCTGGCCGAAGCCCGGAACCGGATCGCCGTCCTGCTCGGCCGGCCGCCCGGCGCGGCCGACGAGCGCCTGGCCGCCCCGGCCCCCGTTCCGGCCCTCCCCGAGGCCGTCATCGTCGGCATCCCGGCCGACGTCCTGCGGCAGCGGCCCGATGTCCGGGCCGCCGAGCGCACGCTGGCCGCCCAGACGGCCCGGCTCGGCGCGGCCGTGGCGGCGCAGTTCCCCAGCTTCAGCCTCAGCGGCTCGCTGGGGATCGAAGGCGTGACCCTGGCCGCCCTGACCGGCGGCGCCCCCCTGATCCGCTCGCTGGCCGCCTCGGTCGCCCAGACGATCTTCGCCGGCGGCCGCATCCGCCAGCAGATCAAGGTCCAGAGTGCGGTCCAGGAGCAGGCCCTGGCCAGCTACGAGTCGACCGTGCTCACCGCCCTCGAGGACGTGGAGAACGCCCTCGTTTCCCTGGCCCGCAACCGCGAGCGGTACGGGCACCTGAAGACGGCCGACGAGGCCGCCCGCAGCGCGGCTCTCTACGCGCGGCAGCGCTACCAGGCCGGCCTCGTCGACTATACCAGCGTCGTCAGCACGCTGCAGAACCTGATATCCGCCTCCGACAGCCTGAAGACCTGCGAGGCCGACATCACGACGTCGCTCGTTCAGCTCTACAAGGCGTTCGGCGGCGGCTGGACATCCGACGAAGGAAAGACCCGATGA
- a CDS encoding chitobiase/beta-hexosaminidase C-terminal domain-containing protein, which yields MKNGIRAVAAAALALVLIAAACTVKKEEPEPTTVAAPAFSPQAATYSAEIDVAISTATSGATIRYTTDGSTPAETNGTVYTAPVHIAASLTLKAVAYRSGWTTSQLTSGDYTIAPLVSTPAFNPAPGEYLAAQDVTITTATVGASIRYTTDGSTPTETNGAPYAGPVAVSHSLTLKAVAYQSGWTTSPVRSGEYLIGPPAEAPVFSPPAGEYADAQDVTITTASSGASIRYTTDGSTPTEASGTLYTGPVPVAASLTLKAVAFGTGYRASAVTSGAYVIGFNVVAPAFSPAPGTYQEAQDVAISTTTANAAIRYTTDGSTPTEAAGALYTAPVRLSASATLRAVAYRTGWATSPVTSGDYVIGETVAAPQFGVTPGYYATARDVAITTTTAGASIRYTTDGSTPTEAAGTLYTAPVHVARTLTLKAVAYRSGWTTSSVATGEYKRAGIAAGRFHTMLAKSDGTCWTWGGNYEGQIGDGTTTPRPAPARVEGLSNIVAVAAGFYHSVALTSDGAVWAWGRNQYGQIGDNSTTERLSPVEITAITGVTAAAGGENSTYALKSDGTVWAWGGNGDGQLGDGTTNNRYLPVRVQGLTSVTAIAAGNIFGLALKSDGTVWAWGNNLYGQLGDGTTNPRLVPVQVPGLAGVTAIAASGYHAAAVKGDGTVWCWGSGSYGELGNGAQPMSQTTPVLATGLTTGAAAGAGVGHTAVILADRTLRAFGWNLYGQLGDGTNSNSSTAVAVPGVSAVVAADGGVDDTIAILGDGSVWAWGHNADYQLGDGTTTDRWTPVRIIQ from the coding sequence ATGAAGAACGGAATCCGGGCTGTCGCGGCCGCCGCCCTCGCCCTGGTCCTTATCGCCGCGGCCTGCACCGTCAAGAAGGAAGAGCCCGAGCCGACCACGGTCGCGGCGCCGGCGTTCAGTCCCCAGGCCGCGACCTACTCGGCGGAGATCGATGTCGCGATCTCGACGGCCACGTCGGGCGCGACCATCCGCTACACGACCGACGGCTCGACGCCGGCCGAGACGAACGGCACGGTCTACACGGCCCCCGTTCACATCGCCGCTTCGCTGACGCTCAAGGCCGTCGCTTACCGCTCGGGCTGGACGACCTCGCAGCTGACCTCGGGGGATTACACGATCGCCCCCCTGGTCTCGACGCCGGCCTTCAACCCGGCGCCGGGCGAATACCTGGCCGCCCAGGACGTCACGATCACGACGGCGACGGTCGGCGCCTCCATCCGCTACACGACCGACGGCTCGACGCCGACCGAGACGAACGGCGCCCCGTACGCGGGCCCGGTGGCGGTCTCCCACAGCCTGACCCTCAAGGCCGTCGCCTATCAGTCCGGCTGGACGACCTCTCCGGTCAGGTCCGGCGAGTACCTGATCGGCCCGCCGGCCGAGGCCCCGGTCTTCAGCCCGCCGGCCGGGGAATACGCCGACGCCCAGGACGTCACGATCACGACAGCGAGCTCGGGCGCGTCCATCCGCTACACGACCGACGGCTCGACGCCGACCGAAGCGTCCGGCACGCTGTACACGGGCCCTGTGCCTGTCGCCGCATCGCTGACGCTCAAGGCCGTCGCCTTCGGGACGGGCTACCGGGCCTCGGCGGTCACGTCCGGGGCCTACGTGATCGGCTTCAACGTCGTCGCCCCGGCCTTCAGCCCGGCCCCCGGCACCTATCAGGAAGCCCAGGACGTCGCCATCTCGACCACGACGGCCAACGCGGCGATCCGCTATACGACCGACGGCTCGACGCCGACCGAAGCCGCCGGCGCCCTGTACACGGCCCCCGTGCGCCTGTCCGCGTCGGCGACCCTCAGGGCCGTCGCCTACCGGACCGGCTGGGCGACCTCGCCGGTCACGTCCGGCGACTACGTGATCGGCGAGACCGTCGCGGCGCCCCAGTTCGGCGTCACGCCCGGCTACTACGCGACGGCCAGGGACGTCGCCATCACGACGACGACCGCGGGCGCCTCCATCCGCTACACGACGGACGGCTCGACGCCTACGGAAGCAGCCGGGACCCTCTATACGGCGCCGGTCCACGTCGCCCGGACGCTGACGCTCAAGGCCGTGGCCTACCGCTCCGGCTGGACGACCTCCTCCGTGGCCACGGGCGAATACAAGCGGGCCGGCATCGCGGCCGGCCGGTTCCACACCATGCTGGCCAAGAGCGACGGGACCTGCTGGACATGGGGCGGGAACTACGAGGGACAGATCGGCGACGGGACGACCACGCCCCGGCCCGCGCCGGCCCGGGTCGAGGGCCTCTCGAACATCGTCGCCGTGGCCGCCGGGTTCTATCACTCGGTCGCGTTGACCAGCGACGGCGCGGTCTGGGCCTGGGGGCGGAACCAGTACGGCCAGATCGGCGACAATTCGACGACCGAACGGCTGTCGCCGGTCGAGATCACGGCCATCACCGGCGTCACGGCCGCCGCCGGCGGCGAGAACAGCACCTACGCGCTGAAGAGCGACGGCACGGTCTGGGCCTGGGGCGGCAACGGCGACGGCCAGCTCGGCGACGGCACGACCAACAACCGCTATCTGCCGGTCCGGGTCCAGGGATTGACGTCGGTGACGGCCATCGCGGCCGGGAACATCTTCGGCCTGGCCCTCAAGTCCGACGGCACGGTCTGGGCCTGGGGCAACAACCTCTACGGCCAGCTCGGCGACGGCACGACCAACCCGCGCCTCGTCCCCGTGCAGGTGCCGGGCCTCGCGGGCGTGACGGCCATCGCCGCGAGCGGCTATCACGCCGCCGCGGTCAAGGGCGACGGGACCGTCTGGTGCTGGGGCTCGGGTTCCTATGGCGAGCTCGGGAACGGCGCCCAGCCGATGTCCCAGACGACGCCGGTCCTGGCGACGGGGCTGACGACCGGCGCGGCGGCCGGGGCGGGCGTCGGTCACACCGCCGTCATCCTCGCCGACCGGACCCTCCGCGCCTTCGGCTGGAACCTCTACGGGCAGCTGGGCGACGGAACGAACTCCAACTCCTCGACCGCGGTCGCCGTTCCGGGCGTCTCCGCCGTCGTCGCCGCGGATGGCGGCGTCGACGACACGATCGCGATCCTGGGCGACGGGTCGGTCTGGGCCTGGGGCCACAACGCCGATTATCAGCTGGGCGACGGCACGACCACGGACCGCTGGACGCCGGTCCGGATCATTCAGTAG